In the Chroicocephalus ridibundus chromosome 15, bChrRid1.1, whole genome shotgun sequence genome, one interval contains:
- the INPP5E gene encoding phosphatidylinositol polyphosphate 5-phosphatase type IV isoform X2 — MSTPNGFPQHSGACVTRSTEGGAVQDLHAKKAGKAAKKEAGGDGVLTFEDPPSVGTSLNETLKLLPDELKAHMKIKSITPRPPRKPRLERAASLDEKSWRRWRRFRTSQESLTDPNETSSSNGSLQEASLSPPVRGRASPCQQNSLHSSPDASEAGPMGKSRGGTSDLGKRASEISSAFGGLLRGKAFAGGKPRLSQIMPARPLPPMEFNVASHTLRTANRIDSDCMDYRHYSQHKFGRVSSSLSDSRLHGNGMVCDNCSTDSMKSTFSLLTPIRSKDVRSRSYLEGSLLATGALLGAEELSRYFPDRNIGIFVATWNMQGQKELPVNLDDFLLPTDPDYAQDMYVIGVQEGCPDRREWEIRLQETLGPHYVMLYSAAHGVLYMSVFIRRDLIWFCSEVEYATVTTRIVSQIKTKGALGICFTFFGTSFLFITSHFTSGDSKVNERKLDYNKTIQALTLPKNVPDTNPYRSSSNDVTTRFDEVFWFGDFNFRLNKDRETVDSILNQNPETDVSKLLAYDQLTSEMSRGSIFKGFQEADINFRPSYKFDIGKDSYDTTSKQRTPSYTDRVVYRSRYRDDIHAVKYSSCPVIKTSDHRPVFALFRVKVRPGRDNIPLAAGQFDRELYLIGIKRRITRELQKRQEQKDQKSSSICSVS; from the exons ATGAGTACTCCAAATGGATTTCCGCAGCACTCAGGGGCATGTGTTACTCGGAGCACGGAGGGTGGAGCAGTACAGGACCTGCACGCTAAAAAAGCTGGCAAAGCAGCCAAGAAGGAGGCTGGTGGTGATGGGGTGCTTACCTTTGAAGATCCTCCAAGTGTAGGCACCTCTTTAAATGAAACCCTAAAGCTTCTACCAGATGAACTCAAAGCTCATATGAAAATTAAATCAATCACTCCAAGGCCTCCTCGGAAACCCCGGCTGGAGCGTGCTGCATCTTTGGATGAGAAaagctggaggaggtggaggcgGTTTAGAACGAGTCAGGAAAGTCTGACTGATCCCAACGAGACAAGTTCCTCAAATGGTTCTCTGCAGGAAGCGTCTCTCAGCCCTCCCGTCAGGGGTAGGGCAAGCCCCTGCCAGCAGAACTCCTTGCACAGTTCACCAGACGCCTCAGAAGCTGGTCCcatggggaagagcagaggaggcaCCTCCGACCTGGGGAAACGAGCCTCCGAGATCTCCAGTGCCTTTGGCGGGCTTCTGCGGGGGAAAGCATTTGCAGGCGGCAAACCCCGGCTGTCCCAAATAATGCCGGCTCGACCTCTGCCGCCCATGGAGTTCAATGTGGCCTCTCACACACTGAGGACAGCTAATAGGATTGACTCAGATTGTATGGATTATCGACATTATTCTCAGCACAAGTTTGGGAGGGTAAGCAGCAGCCTGAGCGATAGCAGGCTACATGGCAACGGGATGGTCTGTGATAATTGCTCCACAGACTCCATGAAATCTACGTTCAGCCTGCTCACTCCCATTCGCTCCAAGGATGTTCGAAGCAG AAGCTATTTGGAAGGCAGCCTTCTGGCAACTGGTGCCTTACTGGGAGCAGAAGAACTTAGCAGATATTTCCCTGATCGaaatattggcatttttgtgGCCACCTGGAACATGCAGGGTCAGAAG gaaCTTCCTGTGAATCTGGATGATTTCTTATTACCAACAGATCCTGACTACGCCCAGGACATGTATGTCATTGGGGTTCAAGAAGGCTGTCCAGACAG AAGAGAGTGGGAGATCCGCCTGCAAGAGACACTAGGCCCCCACTACGTCATGCTCTACTCAGCTGCGCATGGGGTGCTGTACATGTCGGTCTTCATTCGCAGGGACCTCATCTGGTTCTGCTCAG aggTGGAGTATGCCACGGTGACGACTCGAATCGTATCTCAGATCAAAACCAAGGGAGCTCTGGGAATCTGCTTCACGTTTTTTGGGACCTCCTTTCTCTTCATCACCTCACACTTCACAT CTGGGGACAGCAAGGTGAATGAGAGGAAACTGGACTACAATAAAACCATTCAAGCCCTTACACTTCCCAAGAACGTTCCGGACACAAACCCATATCGATCTAGTTCTA ATGATGTCACAACTCGCTTTGATGAAGTTTTCTGGTTTGGTGACTTCAATTTCCGACTAAATAAGGATCGTGAGACCGTGGATTCCATCTTGAACCAGAACCCAGAAACAGACGTGTCCAAGCTACTGGCATATGACCAACTTACTAGTGAAATGAGTAGGG GGTCTATTTTCAAAGGATTCCAAGAGGCTGACATTAATTTCCGTCCTTCCTACAAGTTTGACATAGGAAAGGACAGCTATGACACCACTTCCAAACAAAGGACTCCTTCCTACACG GATCGAGTTGTATACCGCAGTCGGTACAGAGACGACATCCATGCTGTCAAGTACTCATCTTGTCCTGTGATCAAAACTTCAGACCATCGGCCTGTATTTGCCTTGTTTCGTGTGAAAGTGAGACCTGGCAGAGACAA CATTCCACTTGCTGCAGGGCAGTTTGACAGAGAACTCTATTTAATCGGAATAAAGAGGCGGATTACAAGGGAACTTCAGAAACGGCAAGAGCAAAAGGACCAAAAATCCAGCAGCATATGTAGCGTTTCCTGA
- the INPP5E gene encoding phosphatidylinositol polyphosphate 5-phosphatase type IV isoform X1, which translates to MSTPNGFPQHSGACVTRSTEGGAVQDLHAKKAGKAAKKEAGGDGVLTFEDPPSVGTSLNETLKLLPDELKAHMKIKSITPRPPRKPRLERAASLDEKSWRRWRRFRTSQESLTDPNETSSSNGSLQEASLSPPVRGRASPCQQNSLHSSPDASEAGPMGKSRGGTSDLGKRASEISSAFGGLLRGKAFAGGKPRLSQIMPARPLPPMEFNVASHTLRTANRIDSDCMDYRHYSQHKFGRVSSSLSDSRLHGNGMVCDNCSTDSMKSTFSLLTPIRSKDVRSRSYLEGSLLATGALLGAEELSRYFPDRNIGIFVATWNMQGQKELPVNLDDFLLPTDPDYAQDMYVIGVQEGCPDRREWEIRLQETLGPHYVMLYSAAHGVLYMSVFIRRDLIWFCSEVEYATVTTRIVSQIKTKGALGICFTFFGTSFLFITSHFTSGDSKVNERKLDYNKTIQALTLPKNVPDTNPYRSSSNDVTTRFDEVFWFGDFNFRLNKDRETVDSILNQNPETDVSKLLAYDQLTSEMSRGSIFKGFQEADINFRPSYKFDIGKDSYDTTSKQRTPSYTDRVVYRSRYRDDIHAVKYSSCPVIKTSDHRPVFALFRVKVRPGRDKLVPPQPFCMIAHGSGDPEDMLLFRVCPLRRVPEIEFIPCSAPQLLCFLPNIRAQWSEQ; encoded by the exons ATGAGTACTCCAAATGGATTTCCGCAGCACTCAGGGGCATGTGTTACTCGGAGCACGGAGGGTGGAGCAGTACAGGACCTGCACGCTAAAAAAGCTGGCAAAGCAGCCAAGAAGGAGGCTGGTGGTGATGGGGTGCTTACCTTTGAAGATCCTCCAAGTGTAGGCACCTCTTTAAATGAAACCCTAAAGCTTCTACCAGATGAACTCAAAGCTCATATGAAAATTAAATCAATCACTCCAAGGCCTCCTCGGAAACCCCGGCTGGAGCGTGCTGCATCTTTGGATGAGAAaagctggaggaggtggaggcgGTTTAGAACGAGTCAGGAAAGTCTGACTGATCCCAACGAGACAAGTTCCTCAAATGGTTCTCTGCAGGAAGCGTCTCTCAGCCCTCCCGTCAGGGGTAGGGCAAGCCCCTGCCAGCAGAACTCCTTGCACAGTTCACCAGACGCCTCAGAAGCTGGTCCcatggggaagagcagaggaggcaCCTCCGACCTGGGGAAACGAGCCTCCGAGATCTCCAGTGCCTTTGGCGGGCTTCTGCGGGGGAAAGCATTTGCAGGCGGCAAACCCCGGCTGTCCCAAATAATGCCGGCTCGACCTCTGCCGCCCATGGAGTTCAATGTGGCCTCTCACACACTGAGGACAGCTAATAGGATTGACTCAGATTGTATGGATTATCGACATTATTCTCAGCACAAGTTTGGGAGGGTAAGCAGCAGCCTGAGCGATAGCAGGCTACATGGCAACGGGATGGTCTGTGATAATTGCTCCACAGACTCCATGAAATCTACGTTCAGCCTGCTCACTCCCATTCGCTCCAAGGATGTTCGAAGCAG AAGCTATTTGGAAGGCAGCCTTCTGGCAACTGGTGCCTTACTGGGAGCAGAAGAACTTAGCAGATATTTCCCTGATCGaaatattggcatttttgtgGCCACCTGGAACATGCAGGGTCAGAAG gaaCTTCCTGTGAATCTGGATGATTTCTTATTACCAACAGATCCTGACTACGCCCAGGACATGTATGTCATTGGGGTTCAAGAAGGCTGTCCAGACAG AAGAGAGTGGGAGATCCGCCTGCAAGAGACACTAGGCCCCCACTACGTCATGCTCTACTCAGCTGCGCATGGGGTGCTGTACATGTCGGTCTTCATTCGCAGGGACCTCATCTGGTTCTGCTCAG aggTGGAGTATGCCACGGTGACGACTCGAATCGTATCTCAGATCAAAACCAAGGGAGCTCTGGGAATCTGCTTCACGTTTTTTGGGACCTCCTTTCTCTTCATCACCTCACACTTCACAT CTGGGGACAGCAAGGTGAATGAGAGGAAACTGGACTACAATAAAACCATTCAAGCCCTTACACTTCCCAAGAACGTTCCGGACACAAACCCATATCGATCTAGTTCTA ATGATGTCACAACTCGCTTTGATGAAGTTTTCTGGTTTGGTGACTTCAATTTCCGACTAAATAAGGATCGTGAGACCGTGGATTCCATCTTGAACCAGAACCCAGAAACAGACGTGTCCAAGCTACTGGCATATGACCAACTTACTAGTGAAATGAGTAGGG GGTCTATTTTCAAAGGATTCCAAGAGGCTGACATTAATTTCCGTCCTTCCTACAAGTTTGACATAGGAAAGGACAGCTATGACACCACTTCCAAACAAAGGACTCCTTCCTACACG GATCGAGTTGTATACCGCAGTCGGTACAGAGACGACATCCATGCTGTCAAGTACTCATCTTGTCCTGTGATCAAAACTTCAGACCATCGGCCTGTATTTGCCTTGTTTCGTGTGAAAGTGAGACCTGGCAGAGACAAGTTAGTACCTCCTCAACCATTCTGTATGATTGCACATGGCTCCGGTGATCCTGAGGATATGCTCCTGTTCAGAGTTTGTCCTCTCAGGAGAGTTCCTGAAATAGAGTTTATCCCATGTAGCGCTCCACAGCTTCTTTGTTTTTTACCCAATATACGCGCTCAGTGGTCAGAGCAATAA